From Mycolicibacterium cosmeticum, a single genomic window includes:
- a CDS encoding phosphatase PAP2 family protein, giving the protein MTPLTVRGRPTRAVLLAGMLLALFAGLGLVAHQARSGTALDHTVLNTMLTHRSPTLTTWALIITTVFSPVGTGVLAVLAGAVVWWRSGSPRPALVMVGALAGAGAASTLTKLIVGAHRPPAAVQLIAETDGSFPSGHVTGTLALLGTLAVVAGHRSGRTTRAVMEAVAALAAVAVGFTRLYLGVHWVSDVVGGLLLGAAAVVLAHLAVQRVMDPVGAAGTSATQTAVPTNAS; this is encoded by the coding sequence ATGACTCCCCTCACCGTGCGCGGGCGGCCCACCCGCGCTGTGCTGCTCGCCGGGATGCTGCTGGCGCTGTTCGCCGGGCTGGGCCTGGTGGCCCATCAGGCGCGGTCGGGCACCGCCCTGGATCACACCGTGCTGAACACGATGCTCACCCACCGCAGCCCCACCCTGACGACATGGGCGCTGATCATCACCACCGTGTTCAGTCCCGTGGGCACCGGCGTGCTCGCCGTGCTCGCCGGGGCGGTGGTGTGGTGGCGCAGCGGGTCGCCGCGCCCGGCGCTGGTGATGGTGGGCGCCCTGGCCGGTGCCGGTGCGGCCAGCACCCTGACCAAACTCATCGTCGGTGCGCACCGCCCGCCGGCTGCGGTGCAACTGATCGCCGAGACCGATGGATCGTTTCCGTCCGGCCACGTCACCGGAACCCTTGCGCTGCTCGGGACGCTGGCCGTCGTCGCCGGCCACCGGAGCGGCCGCACCACACGGGCGGTGATGGAGGCGGTGGCCGCTCTGGCCGCGGTCGCGGTCGGCTTCACCCGCCTGTATCTCGGAGTGCACTGGGTCAGTGACGTGGTGGGCGGGCTGCTGCTCGGCGCGGCGGCCGTGGTGCTCGCCCACCTCGCCGTCCAGCGCGTGATGGACCCGGTGGGCGCCGCCGGGACATCGGCGACTCAGACTGCCGTGCCCACCAACGCCAGCTGA
- a CDS encoding COG4280 domain-containing protein, with protein MGSWGLFVAVFLACAVEAVEALTIVLAAGLSRGWRSAGTGLLSGLLVLAVLITALGPAVTAIPIGILRLIVGALLLVFGLQWLRKAILRAGGHKPRHDEAAAFAATMAAATQHAPARRGWHIDGYGVTLAFKGVVLEGLEVVFIALSIGSNQHNVTLAAAAAAAAVLVVAVAGLVARAPLTRVPENTMKFAVGVMLTAFGMYWAAEGAGAHWPGSDFALLVLIPAVGVYALVLVALIRRRAPGRGPAVDTTTAPTAARTEP; from the coding sequence ATGGGCTCGTGGGGATTGTTCGTGGCGGTGTTCCTGGCCTGCGCCGTGGAAGCCGTCGAGGCGTTGACCATCGTGCTGGCCGCCGGCTTGTCCCGCGGATGGCGCTCGGCCGGCACCGGGCTACTGTCCGGGCTGCTGGTGCTGGCGGTGCTGATCACCGCCCTCGGCCCTGCGGTCACGGCGATCCCGATCGGCATCCTGCGGCTGATCGTGGGTGCGCTGCTGCTGGTGTTCGGGCTGCAATGGCTGCGCAAGGCGATCCTGCGCGCCGGCGGGCACAAACCGCGCCACGACGAGGCCGCGGCGTTCGCCGCCACCATGGCCGCCGCAACGCAGCACGCACCCGCGCGGCGCGGCTGGCACATCGACGGGTACGGCGTCACGTTGGCGTTCAAGGGGGTGGTCCTAGAGGGCCTGGAAGTGGTGTTCATCGCGCTCAGCATCGGCAGCAACCAACACAACGTGACCTTGGCCGCCGCTGCGGCGGCCGCCGCGGTACTGGTCGTGGCCGTTGCCGGACTGGTGGCCCGCGCACCGCTGACGCGGGTGCCGGAGAACACGATGAAGTTCGCCGTCGGGGTGATGCTCACCGCCTTCGGCATGTACTGGGCCGCCGAGGGCGCCGGCGCGCACTGGCCCGGATCCGACTTCGCCCTGCTGGTCCTGATCCCCGCCGTCGGTGTCTACGCCCTGGTGCTGGTCGCGCTGATCCGGCGCCGAGCACCCGGACGTGGCCCCGCGGTCGACACCACCACTGCGCCGACCGCCGCCAGGACCGAGCCGTGA